The Lewinellaceae bacterium DNA window GAATTACGGAGCATTTGCGACGAATTCGGCATCGTGCTCATCATTGACGAAGTTCAAACCGGTTTCGGCCGTACCAGTAAATGGGGGGCTTACCAGCACTATGGAATCACCCCTGATCTTTCGGTCTGGGCCAAGTCACTGGGTGCCGGCATGCCGATCGGATGCGTAGTGGGGCGCGCTGAGATCATGGATAGTGCGCTGCCCGGAACGATTGGAGGAACCTATCCCGGCAACCCGGTCTGTTCCGCGGCTGCGCTGGCCAACATCCGCTACATGAAGGAAATCGATATCAATGCCCAGGCCGATCGCGTCGGAGCCATCGTCAGGGAGCGCTTTGAAGACATGCAGACCAGAATCGGGGCCATCGGTGATGTGCGCGGGCTGGGTGCCATGCTGGCCTTTTCACTCGTAAAAAACAAAGAGCGGGTACCCGATGCCGCGCTGACAAAAAAATTGGTTCTCGCCTGTCTGGACCGGGGCCTGATCCTGATCAGTGCCGGTGTTTTTGGTAACGTCATCCGCATCTTGAGTCCACTGACCATTTCTGACGAGCTTCTCATCCAGGGGTTGGACATCATTGAAGAAGAGCTGGAACGATTGACCGATCCATGATTCCTCGACAGGGAATTTTATCCTGATTTTCTATGTAAAGTTCACTGGGTGCTTGCTTTCCGAATTTGGAATCGTTTGTCCATAAATGCGGCGACCTGAAAAACCAGTAAGGAAGCGGCAATACCGAACACAATGGGATCCAAACCCAATGGAAGGTTGATGCCGGTAAGGATTAACGCCAACGTGGTGACACCCCCGGCAATCATCGATAAGATGGCCGCCAGTGCCGAATGCTTTTGATTGATCAGCAGCATCAACACCGGTACAAAGATCCCGGAAACCATAAACGCGTAGGAATAAAGCATGATTTCCAACACCTGCTGCATCTGCAACGCAATCAGAATCGCCAGGACCCCGATGATGAGGGTAAACAACTGAGAAGCCCGGATGCTGTCACCGAGCTTATGGTGGAAGGGACGAATAATGTCCGTCATCAGGTTTCCGGAAGCAGCCATCAGGCAACTGTCGGCTGTGGACATAATGGCCGAAAAATAGGCCGACATCACCAGACCCATCAACCCTACCGGTAAAATATGCCTCAGAAATACCGGCAGGGCAATCTCACTGTCAATGTCCGCGACCGAATGGTAGCCCATCCCGGCCAGGAGCCCCTGCTCCAAAGCGATGCGACCGAACAATCCCAGCAGGGTGCCCAGGAAGGCCATCACCGGCCACTCAAACAACCCTGCGATCAGCCAGGCCTTTTTGGCGGTCCGTTCATCCCGGCAAGCATAGATACGTTGATACAGCGTCATACCAATGAACCAGATGGGCACGATGGTGACCATCCAGTTGATAACCTGCACCAGGGAAATATTGGTCAGGCTGAAAAAGTGCGGGGGTAAATAGTTGGCTATGCCTGCCCATCCTCCCAGGTGAAGGTAACCGAAAGGTATCCCAATGAAGATCAATCCGGACATCAGGATGATCCATTGGACGGTGTCGGTATAAACCACCGCCTTGAGCCCTCCGGCGACGGTGTACACAATCGCGATGATCCCAATGATAAGGACCGCTTCGGTTACAGTGATGGTCTGAAAGGTTGCCGAAGCCAGTTTCGCGCCGGCCAGGACCTGCGAACTGGTGAAGCCTATATACCCGATAAATGAAATGACCCCGGCGATGAAGGCCGGCCGCTTGTCGTAATAATGTTCCAGGACCTGGGGGAAACTCAGGAAATTATGATTCCTGCCGTGATGATACACTTTGGGAATCAGGAAAACAACACTCAGCCAGGCTCCGATGATGCCGGTAAAAAGCATCCAGCTCCCGGATATTCCCATGATAAAACCCAGCCCACCCAATCCGATTGAAAAACCTCCTCCCACATCGGTAGCTACCACCGATAAGCCGATATGACCTGCAGACATTTCCCGTTTACCAACGTAGTAGTCTTCCTTCGATTCATTCTTGTGGTAAAAGAAAAATCCGATTCCCAGCATGGAAAACAAGTACACGATGAAGATGGCTAGATCTATCCAATGAATTTCCATACGTCATATGCGGCTGGTTGCAAAACTGGTGATATTTTAAATGTAGGGTTTTAATTTCTAATCACCGGCGTGGCAGGAAATGGAGTTCGATAATATCGGGATCCGTTGTTGGAGGAAATCAGAATTAACCCTAATATTATGCAACCGGGTAATTGCCTTGATGAGTAACCACAACATCCAGCCTCTGCTTAACAAAAACTACCTGAAGGCCA harbors:
- a CDS encoding sodium:solute symporter family protein, coding for MHWIDLAIFIVYLFSMLGIGFFFYHKNESKEDYYVGKREMSAGHIGLSVVATDVGGGFSIGLGGLGFIMGISGSWMLFTGIIGAWLSVVFLIPKVYHHGRNHNFLSFPQVLEHYYDKRPAFIAGVISFIGYIGFTSSQVLAGAKLASATFQTITVTEAVLIIGIIAIVYTVAGGLKAVVYTDTVQWIILMSGLIFIGIPFGYLHLGGWAGIANYLPPHFFSLTNISLVQVINWMVTIVPIWFIGMTLYQRIYACRDERTAKKAWLIAGLFEWPVMAFLGTLLGLFGRIALEQGLLAGMGYHSVADIDSEIALPVFLRHILPVGLMGLVMSAYFSAIMSTADSCLMAASGNLMTDIIRPFHHKLGDSIRASQLFTLIIGVLAILIALQMQQVLEIMLYSYAFMVSGIFVPVLMLLINQKHSALAAILSMIAGGVTTLALILTGINLPLGLDPIVFGIAASLLVFQVAAFMDKRFQIRKASTQ